The Nitrospiraceae bacterium genome window below encodes:
- a CDS encoding GNAT family N-acetyltransferase gives MPSFPILTTQRLSLRQFTQADAGDIQHLVSSKEVAAGTFLPHPYETGFAEQWLAERQTAYEQGIAISFAIVLASPQRLIGSISLDIVSPHQHARMGYWLGIAYWNQGYCTEAVKAVLQYGFTGRQLHRIYAPHFKGNEASGRVLQKVGMTYEGRMREHYVRFGQYVDLELYGMLRREFGLL, from the coding sequence ATGCCCTCATTTCCCATCCTTACGACACAGCGGCTGTCCCTCAGACAGTTCACCCAGGCGGACGCCGGAGATATCCAGCATCTCGTGTCCTCGAAGGAAGTCGCAGCAGGCACCTTTCTCCCCCATCCCTATGAAACGGGATTTGCGGAGCAATGGTTGGCGGAACGGCAGACCGCCTACGAGCAAGGCATCGCAATTTCATTCGCCATCGTCCTGGCAAGTCCGCAACGCCTCATCGGGTCGATCAGTCTCGACATCGTCTCGCCGCACCAGCACGCACGGATGGGTTACTGGCTGGGCATCGCCTATTGGAATCAAGGGTACTGTACCGAAGCCGTCAAGGCCGTGCTGCAGTACGGATTCACGGGACGCCAACTGCACAGGATTTATGCTCCGCACTTCAAGGGAAACGAAGCCTCGGGCCGCGTGCTGCAAAAGGTCGGCATGACCTACGAGGGGCGGATGCGCGAACACTATGTCCGGTTCGGACAGTATGTGGATCTCGAACTATACGGGATGCTGCGGCGAGAGTTCGGATTGCTGTAA
- a CDS encoding DUF2127 domain-containing protein encodes MAAIALFKLLKGGLLLALGLGLLKLVHVEVATVFSLLIEALHLDADSRFIHGMVLRVDALQPHSLQVAALVSLAYAALLTVEGVGLWLEFGWAAYLTVLSTSLLVPVELYELVERPSVVRVAVLFVNVGIVFYLIGQLRAHTLREGKAHTNRV; translated from the coding sequence ATGGCCGCGATCGCCCTGTTCAAACTTCTGAAGGGCGGTCTGCTGCTGGCCCTCGGCTTGGGGCTCTTGAAGCTGGTTCATGTCGAAGTCGCCACGGTATTTTCGCTGCTGATAGAAGCGCTCCACCTCGATGCGGATTCGCGCTTCATTCATGGAATGGTGCTGAGAGTCGACGCGCTCCAACCCCACAGCCTGCAAGTCGCCGCACTGGTCAGCCTGGCTTATGCCGCGCTACTCACAGTCGAGGGGGTCGGGCTGTGGCTGGAGTTCGGCTGGGCCGCCTACCTCACGGTGCTCTCGACGAGTCTGTTGGTACCGGTTGAGCTGTATGAACTCGTCGAACGGCCTTCTGTTGTGCGCGTAGCGGTCCTGTTCGTGAATGTGGGCATCGTCTTCTATTTGATCGGCCAGCTGCGGGCCCATACCCTGCGTGAGGGAAAAGCTCACACGAACCGAGTGTGA
- a CDS encoding efflux RND transporter permease subunit — MLTRAALKNPYAVFALCMIALILGGVSYQKMRIDIFPEIRLPSILVTTFYRGMSPSEMEGGITLKMEQRFVEASYVEHIESQSLAGMSYIKVFFQPEYGIDSAQSELTSLAYSIIRLLPPGVYPPSVFKFGVSSLPIGYLSINSDTLGPKEIRDLAYFTIRQQIATIPGVSFGPPLGGKVRQVTIFLDQQRLLARGISPSEVVKAINAQSAIIPAGDIKIGDLDYYVYSNSLIDAVEKINDIPIKVVNGTPVLVRDIGTAADSAAIQTSIVRVNGREATYIPITRQEGANTLEVTDGIRAKLPHLTEIPADTAVKFLYDQSLYIRQAIANLQKEGLLGAGLAGIMIFLFLQSVKAALVVGLAIPLSLTAALVCLYLTGQSVNIMTLGGLALVIGTLLDNNIVVQENLHRHLEMGKDGRSAAEDSATELTLPIFVATVCILIVYLPIMFFTGIIKYLFVPMAMTVAFAMLADYVVSMSVTPVILARLYQTGNGKSSHDDSADEGWFRYVLAIYEPTLRTAVRFRALVAVAALLALIGVGALFIPRLHTEFFPKVDAGNFTLLVSAPEGSRIEKTSAIVGQIEQLIHDVIPKEDLEEVISNTGLYFGDAARFAPNTGNHTAFVLVNLVGGHHGKTDDYIAELRKQLRASLPGVEIAFQTGGIISDVLNFGLKAPIDIQVKGPSLDVIRPVAERIQQQVAQVPNTVDVRIKQGKSYPELHIDVDRTKAAYYGITQDKVIVDVITGISSNIALSPNYWLDPKTANGYFLLAQYPEQSLTKTEDLLNIPIIGARTPLLPTASLTSGMAGSTLALQNTPFAGRNLDLSAGFYASGDERRGPPVLLRDVASLRFKTGPDSVDHYDLSRLINVLVTPVGNDLGRVARDIEKVLAGIHLPKDVTVQLRGEVANMRNAIQNFALALPLAVLLIYLVMVGLFRSFVDPTIILVAVPLGWIGTVLMLQLTDTSVNVESMIGTLMMMGIVVSNSILLVDFANRMVSHGASAERAVLEAGKRRIRPILMTALATILGLLPLALGFGEGNETMVPLARAVVGGLAVSTIMTLVVVPVMHCMVLHRRERPPISATPGATAEEI, encoded by the coding sequence ATGTTGACACGTGCTGCACTCAAAAACCCCTACGCCGTTTTCGCGCTCTGCATGATCGCCCTCATTCTCGGGGGCGTCTCCTATCAAAAGATGCGCATCGACATCTTCCCGGAGATCCGTCTTCCCTCGATCTTAGTCACCACTTTCTACCGCGGTATGAGTCCAAGCGAGATGGAAGGCGGCATCACGCTGAAGATGGAACAGCGGTTCGTCGAGGCCAGTTATGTGGAACATATCGAATCCCAGTCGCTGGCAGGAATGAGCTACATCAAGGTCTTCTTCCAGCCGGAGTATGGGATCGACAGCGCCCAGTCCGAGTTGACGAGTCTGGCCTACAGCATCATCCGGTTGCTGCCGCCCGGAGTTTACCCACCCTCTGTGTTCAAATTCGGCGTGTCGAGCCTGCCGATCGGCTACCTGTCGATCAACAGCGATACGCTCGGCCCAAAGGAAATCCGGGACCTCGCCTACTTTACGATACGACAACAGATTGCCACGATCCCCGGCGTCTCTTTCGGCCCACCATTGGGCGGTAAGGTCCGCCAAGTCACGATATTCCTCGACCAACAACGATTGCTGGCCCGCGGTATTTCCCCCTCGGAAGTGGTCAAGGCCATCAATGCCCAAAGTGCCATTATCCCCGCCGGCGACATCAAGATCGGAGACCTTGACTATTACGTGTACTCCAACAGCCTGATCGACGCGGTCGAGAAGATCAACGATATCCCCATCAAGGTCGTGAACGGCACCCCGGTACTGGTGCGCGATATCGGGACGGCGGCGGACAGCGCCGCCATCCAAACCTCCATCGTCCGCGTGAACGGCCGCGAGGCGACCTACATTCCGATCACCCGGCAAGAAGGTGCCAACACGCTCGAGGTCACGGACGGCATCCGCGCCAAACTGCCGCATCTCACGGAGATTCCCGCCGATACCGCGGTGAAGTTTCTCTACGACCAATCGCTGTATATCCGGCAGGCGATCGCGAATCTCCAAAAGGAAGGGTTGCTCGGAGCAGGACTGGCCGGCATCATGATCTTCCTATTCCTGCAAAGCGTGAAGGCTGCCCTGGTCGTCGGCCTGGCCATTCCCCTCTCGCTGACCGCGGCGCTTGTATGCCTGTACCTGACGGGACAGAGCGTGAACATCATGACCCTCGGAGGGTTGGCGCTCGTCATCGGCACCCTGCTCGACAACAACATCGTGGTGCAGGAAAACCTCCATCGCCACCTCGAGATGGGCAAGGATGGCCGGTCTGCGGCCGAGGATAGTGCGACCGAGCTGACCCTGCCGATCTTCGTGGCTACGGTCTGCATCCTGATTGTGTACCTGCCGATCATGTTTTTCACCGGCATCATCAAGTATCTCTTCGTCCCGATGGCCATGACCGTTGCCTTCGCCATGCTGGCGGACTACGTGGTATCGATGTCGGTCACACCAGTCATCTTGGCCCGGCTGTATCAGACGGGAAACGGAAAGTCTTCCCACGACGACTCCGCAGACGAAGGTTGGTTCAGATATGTGCTGGCGATCTATGAACCGACCCTCCGCACAGCCGTGCGGTTCAGGGCCCTGGTGGCCGTAGCTGCGTTGCTGGCCTTGATCGGCGTGGGAGCGCTATTCATCCCTCGGCTGCATACTGAGTTCTTTCCCAAAGTGGACGCGGGTAACTTCACCCTCCTCGTCAGCGCACCGGAGGGCTCGCGTATCGAAAAGACCTCCGCCATCGTGGGGCAGATCGAGCAATTGATCCACGACGTGATCCCCAAGGAAGACCTGGAAGAGGTCATTTCCAACACGGGCCTCTATTTTGGAGATGCCGCCCGGTTCGCACCCAACACCGGCAACCACACGGCCTTCGTGCTGGTGAACCTGGTGGGGGGCCATCACGGTAAGACGGATGACTACATCGCCGAGTTGAGGAAACAGTTACGCGCCTCGCTGCCCGGCGTCGAAATCGCGTTTCAGACCGGCGGCATCATCAGCGATGTCCTGAACTTCGGGCTCAAGGCGCCGATCGACATTCAGGTCAAGGGACCGAGCCTGGACGTGATCCGGCCCGTGGCCGAGCGCATCCAGCAACAGGTTGCCCAGGTGCCCAACACCGTCGACGTCCGTATCAAACAAGGGAAAAGCTATCCGGAGCTGCACATCGATGTCGATCGCACCAAAGCAGCCTATTACGGCATTACCCAAGACAAGGTGATTGTCGACGTCATTACGGGCATCAGCTCGAACATTGCGCTCTCGCCCAACTATTGGCTCGATCCCAAGACAGCCAACGGGTATTTCCTCCTGGCACAGTACCCGGAGCAATCGTTGACCAAGACGGAAGACTTACTCAACATCCCGATCATCGGGGCCCGGACCCCCTTGCTCCCGACGGCAAGTCTGACCAGCGGCATGGCCGGCTCTACCTTAGCCCTACAGAACACGCCGTTTGCCGGTCGGAACCTCGATCTGTCCGCTGGGTTTTATGCCTCGGGAGACGAACGCCGTGGTCCACCCGTGCTTCTGCGCGACGTGGCCAGCTTGCGGTTCAAGACAGGTCCCGACTCGGTCGACCACTACGATCTCTCCCGGCTGATCAACGTGCTGGTGACTCCGGTCGGCAATGATTTGGGGCGAGTGGCTAGAGATATCGAAAAGGTCCTCGCCGGCATCCACCTGCCGAAGGATGTGACCGTGCAGTTGCGCGGCGAAGTGGCCAACATGCGGAATGCCATTCAAAACTTCGCCCTGGCGCTCCCTCTGGCTGTACTCTTGATCTATCTCGTCATGGTCGGACTGTTCCGGTCGTTCGTCGATCCGACAATCATCCTCGTGGCGGTACCGCTCGGCTGGATCGGCACCGTCCTCATGCTGCAGCTGACCGATACCTCCGTAAACGTCGAATCGATGATCGGCACCCTGATGATGATGGGGATCGTGGTTTCGAACAGCATCTTACTGGTGGATTTCGCCAACCGCATGGTCTCACACGGTGCCTCGGCCGAACGAGCCGTACTCGAGGCGGGCAAGCGCCGCATTCGGCCGATTCTCATGACGGCGCTGGCCACGATCTTGGGACTGTTGCCGCTGGCCCTTGGATTCGGCGAAGGGAACGAAACGATGGTGCCGCTTGCCCGCGCGGTCGTCGGCGGCCTGGCGGTCAGTACGATCATGACGCTCGTGGTGGTGCCCGTCATGCATTGCATGGTCTTGCATCGTCGAGAAAGGCCGCCGATATCGGCGACGCCCGGTGCGACTGCGGAGGAGATTTGA
- a CDS encoding antibiotic biosynthesis monooxygenase — translation MERGNIRVVARVTARPDKVEELKHLLATLVEPTRQESGCLSYDLLQGTADDRDFTFVEQWIDQTAIDRHMQSAHVQEVLALVSELTAAQPDIRCYRCIEQEMPTARR, via the coding sequence ATGGAACGGGGAAACATTCGAGTCGTCGCAAGGGTCACGGCAAGACCGGACAAGGTCGAGGAACTGAAGCATCTGCTGGCAACCTTGGTCGAACCGACCAGGCAAGAGTCCGGTTGCCTGTCTTACGACCTACTGCAGGGTACCGCAGACGACAGAGACTTTACCTTTGTGGAGCAGTGGATCGATCAGACCGCCATCGATCGCCATATGCAATCGGCCCATGTTCAGGAGGTGTTGGCGCTGGTGTCGGAGTTGACCGCGGCGCAGCCGGATATCCGCTGCTATAGATGTATCGAACAGGAAATGCCGACGGCCAGACGTTAG
- a CDS encoding glycosyltransferase family 1 protein, whose translation MRILHLGNPYFVQELRQLGHDVKWAAHDRAADLPLRRPLESVQELLSRIEPAWSPDFVLLGDDSTQPVVLKLESLPVPLVWYAIDSHLHANWHQHYASVFDVIFVAQRDWERLYRADPDRQTVMWQPLFCRSQDDYRLGLVRDLPLSFIGTLNQSWNPRRVELIQQIQARYPIVIESGSYLTTFNRSMVVLNQSAAGDVNFRTFQAMACGALLLSERVENGFGALFQDGVHCALYDSGNVEQVIELTEHYRSHADERAAVAERGYQAVMAAHTSLHRAQAIVDAVVSGTISVAVSKRAGRQLQIQWSLASVYESSARKFLQAAQRMTEESKRRYFCGVAEQYQFLATTIRRQLAPLLAA comes from the coding sequence GTGAGAATTCTGCATCTCGGCAATCCCTATTTCGTGCAGGAACTGCGTCAGCTCGGGCACGATGTGAAATGGGCCGCGCACGACCGGGCGGCTGATCTTCCCTTGAGGCGGCCGTTGGAATCGGTGCAGGAGCTGCTGTCTCGGATCGAGCCGGCTTGGTCTCCGGACTTCGTCTTGTTGGGCGACGACAGTACGCAGCCGGTGGTGCTGAAGTTGGAATCGCTTCCGGTTCCGCTGGTCTGGTACGCGATCGATTCCCATCTCCATGCCAATTGGCACCAACATTATGCGTCGGTATTCGACGTCATCTTCGTTGCGCAAAGAGATTGGGAGCGGTTGTATCGGGCCGACCCGGATCGGCAAACCGTGATGTGGCAGCCGCTCTTCTGTCGCTCCCAGGATGACTATCGGTTGGGTTTGGTACGCGACCTTCCGCTTTCATTCATTGGGACGTTGAACCAGTCTTGGAATCCCCGGCGCGTGGAGTTGATTCAACAGATCCAAGCTCGATATCCGATCGTGATCGAGTCCGGCAGCTATCTCACGACCTTCAATCGTTCGATGGTCGTACTTAACCAATCAGCAGCCGGCGATGTGAACTTCAGGACGTTTCAGGCCATGGCCTGTGGTGCGCTTCTGTTGAGCGAGCGAGTGGAGAATGGTTTTGGAGCGCTGTTCCAAGATGGCGTACACTGTGCCCTCTACGATTCAGGCAATGTCGAGCAGGTGATCGAACTGACCGAGCATTACCGCAGTCATGCCGACGAGCGCGCGGCCGTGGCTGAGCGAGGCTACCAGGCTGTGATGGCGGCCCATACCAGTCTGCACCGGGCCCAGGCGATTGTGGATGCCGTGGTCAGCGGGACGATCTCCGTTGCAGTCTCGAAACGCGCCGGCCGACAGCTGCAGATTCAATGGTCTCTTGCATCGGTCTATGAAAGCTCCGCGCGAAAGTTCCTACAGGCCGCTCAACGGATGACCGAGGAATCCAAACGACGGTATTTCTGCGGAGTTGCCGAACAGTACCAATTCCTCGCCACGACGATCCGTCGGCAACTGGCCCCGCTCCTCGCCGCCTAA
- a CDS encoding efflux RND transporter periplasmic adaptor subunit: MDDIQPPPFDRRSAQPWKAFVWIGLAAFAVGFGLYVFVQETPSPEHGQQAKTATASTAEHDAGPAKPEIDPTPVDVQVTKPTRRDLTYTVTLPANIAPLYQTTLYAKVSGYLKWIGPDKGDVVKKDQVVAIIDAPEVEEQYHQALSDYKIKKVTYERLAKVWNESPDVIAKQDVDVAEAAYQGAKHLMEQRVVMRDYTKVRAPYDGIITARFADPGALIQVATSSATSAIPLFTIMDLNTVRVYTNVPQDDSPWIAPGKTKSTVTVKELPGHSFSGTVTRSTLALDPSTRSLLVEIDLPNGDHALRPGTFAEVGLGLREIPQALVLPPQAIVAGPKGKSVFIIDQGKAKSVAVQTGITDGRWMEITSGLNGDEDVVVVGKRKLLEGATVQASPFKLPEAKPSQQKFERKSPGPPPSAPPGNGAQS, encoded by the coding sequence ATGGACGACATACAGCCCCCACCATTCGATCGACGATCGGCTCAACCTTGGAAGGCCTTCGTGTGGATCGGCCTTGCTGCCTTTGCCGTCGGCTTTGGGCTCTATGTCTTTGTGCAGGAGACGCCTTCGCCGGAACATGGGCAACAGGCCAAAACCGCAACCGCCTCCACGGCGGAACATGATGCAGGGCCCGCGAAGCCTGAGATAGATCCGACGCCGGTCGATGTGCAGGTCACGAAACCCACCAGACGCGACCTCACGTACACGGTCACCCTTCCCGCCAATATCGCGCCGCTGTACCAGACGACGCTCTACGCGAAGGTGTCCGGGTATTTGAAATGGATCGGGCCGGACAAAGGCGACGTGGTGAAGAAAGATCAGGTCGTTGCGATCATCGATGCCCCGGAGGTCGAGGAGCAGTATCACCAAGCGCTGTCGGACTACAAAATCAAGAAGGTTACCTACGAGCGGCTCGCAAAGGTTTGGAATGAATCGCCGGACGTGATCGCCAAACAGGACGTCGATGTCGCCGAAGCGGCCTACCAGGGAGCCAAACACCTGATGGAACAGCGAGTCGTGATGCGCGACTACACAAAGGTTCGTGCCCCATACGATGGCATCATCACGGCGCGCTTTGCCGATCCCGGGGCCTTGATCCAAGTCGCCACATCCTCGGCCACCAGCGCGATTCCCCTCTTCACGATCATGGATCTCAATACGGTCCGCGTGTATACGAACGTGCCGCAAGACGACAGTCCCTGGATCGCGCCGGGAAAAACCAAATCCACGGTCACGGTCAAAGAACTTCCCGGACACTCGTTCTCAGGGACGGTCACCCGCTCCACGCTTGCGCTGGATCCCTCCACCCGCAGCCTCTTGGTCGAGATTGATCTCCCCAACGGGGACCACGCACTCCGCCCCGGCACCTTTGCGGAGGTCGGGCTGGGCCTCCGCGAAATCCCCCAAGCCTTAGTCCTCCCTCCGCAAGCGATCGTCGCTGGCCCCAAAGGCAAGTCGGTCTTCATCATCGACCAGGGCAAGGCCAAGTCCGTCGCAGTCCAAACCGGCATCACCGACGGTCGCTGGATGGAGATTACTTCGGGTTTAAACGGCGACGAGGACGTGGTCGTCGTGGGCAAGCGCAAACTGCTCGAAGGGGCTACCGTTCAAGCCTCCCCCTTCAAGCTCCCCGAGGCCAAGCCTTCGCAACAGAAATTCGAACGCAAATCACCGGGACCGCCGCCCTCGGCCCCACCCGGGAATGGAGCTCAATCATGA
- a CDS encoding PilZ domain-containing protein, whose protein sequence is MAPRGYVRNYYRFPLHYPVIFGGAPFVGEGILMNLSFKGCSVSCDREVLCGSEVRVSLLMDDQAAALPIERGRITWVNGHHFGVEFVRLPLEAQQRLNRTLRLELIEWLKMRNTIAAFRGLSDAVEQLSEY, encoded by the coding sequence ATGGCTCCGCGTGGCTACGTTCGAAACTACTACCGCTTTCCCCTGCACTATCCGGTGATCTTCGGCGGGGCCCCCTTCGTCGGTGAAGGGATCCTGATGAACCTGTCGTTCAAAGGTTGTTCGGTCAGCTGCGATCGCGAGGTGTTGTGTGGCAGTGAGGTTCGCGTGAGCCTGTTGATGGATGATCAGGCAGCCGCGCTCCCAATCGAGCGTGGCAGGATCACCTGGGTCAACGGCCATCACTTCGGGGTCGAATTTGTTCGGCTTCCTCTCGAGGCTCAGCAGCGCCTGAATCGGACGCTTCGCCTCGAACTCATCGAATGGTTGAAGATGCGCAACACGATTGCTGCATTTCGAGGCCTCTCCGATGCCGTCGAGCAGTTGTCGGAATATTGA
- a CDS encoding tetratricopeptide repeat protein: MSTRLRSALLALCGTLAAVQPSIADPLSNRSEAQVLEEAKAIWDSGSPSRALDLLDEGLQDHPNALMLHKLRGDILTASRRPKDAVRAYDSALAEQPSALNARWAKWSTLLRWGQQADAAAELQRIADIDHQNPLTHLRLAQELRRLDRLEESLESYQKAVDLVPDVLSWRLAMARARFDVLDIEGADRDVRHVLQHVPPGSPLESPARNLLAVLYGPERGRRFIRSFAADGTPAQRKEWAAIRADAWNLFSIGRFAEAEPIYRRILALNPMDANAVHQLGLSLMKLGRCSEAITVFRSVANLEIGDEEYADTVFRMGQCLVELQRWEDAFVHFQILYDAAVEFETNNKNIDLPPGMRVLSKDKLGEWLAKVKPHVPDADSMVAKEQPFAKTVSEDELYAKIAAMRLTHKPLETRASLMGRDSDFSWFRYVIPATKVLRDDFPTGAHDFVPINPSDTFPAAQSEIFLVFGLVSDSYDAVPLSTSCYLERSETTGEQQPAAQDRVVMAMSDQSGYFRLSRPQGGWLPGLYRCGLFEGEYTSAYDQVDETRFRIVMQDQSS; the protein is encoded by the coding sequence ATGAGTACCCGCCTACGGTCAGCTCTACTCGCACTCTGCGGCACCTTGGCTGCGGTCCAGCCGTCGATCGCCGATCCCTTGTCGAACCGCTCCGAGGCACAGGTTCTTGAAGAGGCCAAAGCCATCTGGGACAGCGGTTCCCCGAGCCGCGCGCTCGACCTCCTGGATGAAGGGCTGCAAGACCACCCAAATGCACTGATGCTGCACAAGCTCCGTGGCGACATCCTTACGGCATCACGCCGTCCCAAGGATGCCGTGCGGGCCTACGACTCGGCTCTTGCCGAGCAGCCCTCTGCCCTGAATGCGCGTTGGGCAAAATGGAGCACCTTGTTACGCTGGGGGCAGCAGGCAGATGCCGCCGCCGAACTTCAGCGGATCGCAGACATCGACCACCAGAATCCACTGACGCATCTGCGACTGGCACAGGAACTCCGCCGACTTGACCGTCTCGAAGAATCGCTGGAGTCCTACCAAAAGGCCGTCGACTTGGTTCCGGATGTGCTGAGTTGGCGCCTCGCAATGGCGAGAGCCCGCTTCGACGTCTTGGATATCGAAGGTGCAGACCGAGATGTTCGTCATGTCCTTCAGCACGTCCCCCCGGGATCACCGCTGGAATCACCGGCCCGCAACCTGCTGGCGGTTCTCTACGGACCGGAGCGAGGCCGCCGGTTCATCCGTAGCTTTGCAGCCGACGGCACGCCGGCGCAGCGGAAGGAATGGGCCGCGATCCGCGCCGATGCTTGGAACCTCTTTTCCATCGGCCGCTTCGCCGAAGCCGAACCGATCTATCGCCGCATCCTTGCGCTCAACCCGATGGATGCGAACGCCGTGCATCAGCTCGGCCTCAGCCTGATGAAACTCGGCCGCTGCAGCGAGGCAATCACGGTGTTTCGCAGCGTGGCAAATCTCGAGATCGGTGACGAGGAATACGCCGACACGGTCTTCCGAATGGGGCAATGCTTGGTTGAACTTCAGCGGTGGGAGGATGCCTTCGTCCATTTCCAAATTCTGTACGACGCGGCCGTAGAGTTTGAAACGAACAATAAGAACATCGACTTACCTCCCGGCATGCGGGTCCTGAGCAAAGACAAGCTGGGAGAGTGGCTGGCCAAGGTAAAACCCCATGTACCGGATGCCGATAGCATGGTGGCCAAAGAGCAGCCCTTTGCCAAGACCGTATCGGAAGACGAGCTCTACGCGAAGATCGCTGCGATGCGGTTGACCCACAAACCGCTGGAGACTCGCGCCTCGCTCATGGGACGCGACTCCGACTTTAGCTGGTTTCGCTATGTCATTCCTGCAACCAAGGTACTGCGGGATGATTTTCCAACCGGTGCCCACGATTTCGTGCCGATCAACCCAAGTGACACCTTCCCTGCCGCCCAATCGGAAATATTCCTGGTGTTCGGATTGGTGTCGGATTCATACGATGCGGTGCCGCTTTCGACGAGCTGCTACCTCGAGCGATCAGAAACGACAGGGGAACAGCAACCAGCCGCGCAAGACCGGGTCGTAATGGCGATGAGCGATCAATCCGGCTATTTTCGATTATCCCGTCCTCAGGGGGGATGGTTGCCGGGCCTCTACCGCTGCGGCCTCTTCGAGGGAGAGTATACCTCCGCGTACGACCAGGTAGATGAGACTCGTTTTCGCATCGTGATGCAGGATCAGTCCTCGTAG
- a CDS encoding tRNA (cytidine(34)-2'-O)-methyltransferase, with the protein MFDIILYQPEIPANTGNIIRLCANTGMALHLVKPLGFSLENRLLRRAGLDYHEFAAVTVHETWEACAIRFAGRRIFAVSTKGCRCYDANAYGVEDAFLFGPETRGLPAELLASVPDAQCIRLPMVHGSRSLNLSNAVAVVVYEAWRQVGFSRGG; encoded by the coding sequence ATGTTCGATATCATCCTCTATCAGCCGGAGATTCCCGCAAACACCGGCAACATCATACGGCTCTGTGCGAATACGGGGATGGCGCTCCATCTCGTCAAACCGTTGGGCTTTTCCTTGGAGAATCGGCTTCTCAGGCGCGCCGGGCTCGACTATCACGAATTCGCGGCCGTCACGGTGCATGAAACCTGGGAGGCCTGCGCCATCCGATTTGCCGGCCGCCGCATCTTTGCCGTCTCGACCAAAGGCTGTCGTTGCTACGATGCCAATGCCTATGGGGTGGAGGACGCATTTCTCTTCGGTCCGGAAACCCGCGGGCTCCCGGCCGAGCTATTGGCAAGTGTGCCTGATGCGCAATGCATCCGGCTCCCGATGGTTCACGGGAGCCGCAGCTTGAACCTTTCCAACGCGGTTGCGGTCGTGGTCTATGAAGCTTGGCGGCAAGTGGGATTCTCCCGCGGCGGATGA
- a CDS encoding response regulator: MTLHPCILLVDDSPGECELFGRALVQAGVQAELVVTDGNRSAMKYLNDHINGDEPTLVLLDLKLRGELGLDTLRQIKQDIRFLHIPVVILTSSDDARDLQSCYRAGANGYVIKPSTFDELVQCTGDLCRYWINRNRTPDITEARC, translated from the coding sequence ATGACACTTCATCCCTGCATACTGCTGGTCGACGACAGTCCCGGCGAATGCGAACTCTTCGGTCGAGCCCTTGTCCAGGCCGGGGTCCAGGCCGAACTGGTGGTCACCGACGGCAACCGCTCCGCCATGAAATACCTCAACGATCACATCAACGGAGATGAGCCAACCCTCGTATTGCTTGATCTGAAACTGAGAGGAGAATTGGGACTGGATACCTTGCGGCAGATCAAACAAGACATCCGCTTTTTGCACATCCCGGTCGTCATCCTGACCAGCTCCGACGATGCTCGAGACCTGCAATCCTGTTATCGCGCCGGGGCCAATGGCTATGTGATCAAACCCAGCACCTTCGACGAATTGGTTCAGTGCACCGGAGATCTCTGCCGATACTGGATAAATCGAAACCGTACCCCTGACATAACGGAAGCCCGATGTTGA